Genomic DNA from Mycobacterium stomatepiae:
GGCGAAGTTGAGCAGGTCCTCGTCGGTGAGCCGTTCGTCGTCGATCTCGGCGTCGGCCAACACCGACAGCAGATCGTCGCGCGGTTGGCTGCGCCGGGCGGCGATCAATTGCTGGAAGTACTCGTAGAGTTGCCCGGCCGCCACCAACGGGTCGAGCTCGATTTCCGGATCGGCCGTTCCGGTGGCCGCATCCGACCAGGCCCGGAATTGTTCCCAGTCGTCGGGCGGGGCGCCGATCAATTCGGCGATCATCCGGGTGGGTAGGGGGGCGGCGATCTGTTCGGCGAACTCGTGGACCGAACCCGGCTCGATGCCGTCGAGAATGCCCCCCACGATCTCGCGAATCTTCGGCTCGAGCACCGACACTCGGCGCCGGGTGAAGCCCGCGTTGATCAGCTTGCGCAGCTGCCGGTGCCGCGGCGGATCGGTGAAGATCAGACTTCCCTGCTGCACCGGGTTGGGCATGTTCGGATCGGGGATGGTGATGCCCTGGGTGGAGGTGAAAAGTGCCGGGTTGCTCGACACGAAGCGGATGTCCTCGTACTTGAGCAGCGCCCAGAAGTTGGTGACGTCGTTCCAGCACACCGGCGCGCTGGCGCGCAGTTCGCGGTAGACCGGGTAGGGATCGCCGGCATAGAAGTCGGGGGAGTGCAGTGGAAAACTCGGCGAGCGCAGCGGGGGATGAGTCTGCACGGCCGGCCTCCTTGGCGCATCGGCGGGATCGCTATCCGACATATCGCCGCAATGTGTCCTGCGACGTTGTGTCTACTCCGGGCTGACCGACGCTGTCAATACGTCCGTAACACGCTGAAATGGCCCGGAATTCACGAGATTGGTGATTGACGTCACAGGTCCATGGGTGTACACCGGGTGTTTAGATGACCGACTGCTGGGTGAGGATGCAGATGACCGAGCTACAAACTCCGAAAACTCTTGTCAACACCTATCAGCTCTACATCGACGGCAACTGGGTCGAGCCGGCCGACGGTCGCTATGACGACATCTCGCCGGCGAGTGAGCAGGTCATCGCCACCGCACCGGACGCCGGCGTCGCGCAGGTCGGCGACGCGATCGCGGCAGCGCGGCGTGCCTTCGACCGCGGACCGTGGGGCACGACGAGCGCAGCGCAGCGTGCCGGCTGTCTGCGTCAGCTCGGCGATGCGCTGATGAAACACGCCGACGACTTCTTCGCGCTGTCTCAGGTGGAGTGGGGCTGCGTAGCGAACGAGCGCGTCATGCAGATCGACGGCGCCGGGTTCATGTCGATGTATGCCGCGCAGCTCGCCACCGAGCTGGCCGACCAAGAGGTCGCCGGGATGGGCGCGGGAACGACCGTACTGCGCCACGAACCGCTGGGCGTGGTGTCGGTGCTGACGCCGTGGAATTTCCCGCACTGTCTCAACGTCATGAAGTTGAATCACGCCCTCGCCGCGGGAAACACCGTGGTGCTCAAGCCTTCACCGCTGACGCCGCTGGCCGGGCTTGCATTGGCGCGCATCATCGACGAATACACCGACATACCACCGGGTGTCGTCAACGTGGTTACGCCCTCGGGCGTCGAGGCGGCCAAGCTGCTCACCACCGACCCGCGTATCGACATGGTCAGCTTCACCGGCAGCTCGGTGGTCGGCCGTCAGGTCATGTCCGCCGCCGGGGACACGATGAAGAGGATCCTGCTGGAGCTGGGCGGCAAGTCGGCGAGCATCGTCCTGGACGACACCGAGATCACCGACGACATGTTGCAACGGATGCTGTTCGACGGCTGCTCGCTGCACGCCGGGCAGGCCTGCATCCTGCACAGCCGGCTGTTGCTTCCCGATTCGCTGCACGACGAGGTCGTCGACCGGCTCGCCGCATTGGCCCGCGGGGTCAAGGTCGGCGACCCCGCTGATCCCGAGGTGCAGATGGGTCCGCTGATCAGCTCGGCGCAGCGGGACCGGGTCGAGGCGCACGTCATCGGCGCGCTCAACGACGGCGCCACGTTGGTGGCGGGCGGCCGTCGCCCGCCGGGACTGCACTCCGGCTTCTATTTCGAGCCGACGATTCTGACCGGCGTCGAGCCGAATTCGACTATCGCGCAAGAGGAAGTGCTCGGTCCGGTGATGACGGTGCTGCGCTACCGCGACGACGAGGACGCCGTCGCGATCGCGAACAACTCGCAGTACGGACTTTCCGGCGCGGTGTGGGGCGGCGACGTGGATCGTGCCGTCGGTGTTGCGCGCCGCATCCGGACCGGGCAGGTCGCCGTCAACGGCTGCAGTCCGGGAGGCGCACCGTTCGGCGGCTTCAAACTGAGCGGACTGGGCCGCGAGGGCGGTGGCATCGGCGGGATACACCAGTACATGGAGCAGATGGCCATCGGGGTTCCCGCGTGACGGAACCCCTTGCCGGGCTCCATGTCGTCGAAATCGCAACCGAAATCTCAGGCCCCTACGCGGGGAAGCTGTTTGTCGACCTCGGGGCCGAGGTCGACAAGATCGAGCCGCCCGGCGGAGACCCGCTGCGCCGGTGGGGGCCGTTTCCGGGTGGAGCGGTCGACCCGCGTCGCTGCGGTTTGTTCGAGTACCTCAATGCCGGCAAACGAATCGCCGCTCCGGCGGACGCTCGCGACCTGATCGCGCAGGCCGACGTGCTCGTCGAAAACCTTGCGCCAGGAACCCTGGACGGCTGGGGGTTCGACATCGACAGCCTGGCCAAGCTCAATCCAAACCTGGTGCTGCTCCGGATATCCCACTTCGGGCAGTCCGGCCCGTGGCGGGATCGGCACACCGCGCCGCTGACCCTGCAGGCCGCGTCGGGCTGGGTCGGCCCGCGGGATCCCGACCGCCCTCCGGTGCAGGTGGGCGCCCGGATCGCCGAGTACGTCGCGGGTGCCTACGGCGCGCTGGGCGCCTTGACGGCGTTACGCCTCACGGGCCGGCGTGGCGAGGTCGTCGAAGTTGATGTCTCCGAATCGGAGTCGCTGTTGTCGACGTTGCCCTATCCGATGCTCATGGCGCGCAAGATGCGAAGTCTCGGGTTGCCCGCCAACGCACGGGGTGCACCCATGCTGGGCGTGGTCCGCGCGGCCGACGGCTGGGTGGGAATCAACTGTCTCGCGGGTCAACACTGGCTCGACGTGTGCGCGATGCTCGGCCTGCCCGAGTTCGCCGAGCAGCAGATCGCGATCATGTTGGGCGGCCCCGAGCGCGCCGAATTCTATGCGCGGGCAGAGCCGTTGCTCGCCGAGCAGACCGTCGCCGAAATCGTCGAACTGAGCCAGGCGCTGCGGATTCCGGCCGCCCCGGTCAACGACGGCGCCACCGTGCTGGACTGCCCGCAGTACGCCGCGCGCGGGTTCTTCGTCGAAGGCGGTGGCGCCGGGTGGTCCTTCCGCAAGCCCCGTTCCCCGCTCCGCTTCACCACGTCGGCGTGCTCAGCGTCACGGCGAAGTCTCGATCGAGACATCGCGCCGCGCCCCAATGAGTTGCCCTTCGCGGGACTCAAAGTGCTTGACCTGACTACCTTTTGGGCCGGGGCCTATCTGACTTGCTACCTGGGCGCCTTCGGCGCCGACATCGTCAAGATCGAATCCATCCAACGGCCCGACGGTTTTCGCTACTCGGGTGCCTTCCCGTTCGAGGGCGACGACTGGTACGAGCGCAGCGCGCTGTGGCAGGCCACCAACCTCAACAAGCGAGACCTCACGCTCGATCTGACCTCGCAGCGCGGCCTGGACATCGCGCGCCGGCTTGCCGCGCAGGCCGACGTGGTGGTGGAGAACTTCTCACCGCGAGTGGTGGAGCAGTTCGGCCTGGATTACGAGTCGCTGGTGGCGCTGAAGCCCGACGTGATCGGAGTCCGGATGCCAGGTTTCGGCTTGCACGGTCCTTGGCGCGACTACGTCGGCTGGGCGCTGAACTTCGAGCAGACCGCCGGGATGTCGGCGGCCACCGGCTACGCCGACGGGCCGCCATGCAATCCGCAGGGACCCGCCGATCCCGTCGTCGGCGTGCACGCCGGTGTCGCTCTGCTGGCCGCACTCGAGCACCGGCGCCGCACCGGGGTGGGCCGGCTGATCGAGGTCGCCCAGATCGAGGTCGCCGCGTGCGTGACGGCCGAGCCGGTGATCGAGTACACGATGAACGGGGTCGTCTCATCGCGGCAAGGCAACCGCCAGCGCGGCTATCTGCAGGGCGTCTACCCGACCGCCGAGGACGGCGCCTGGGTGGCGGTGTCGCTGCCCGACGACGGGGGCCTCGACCACGACGTGTTCGACGAGTTGGTCGCCGCTTGGACCCGGACGCAGTGTCCTAAGGACATCGTCGAAACCCTTCGTGCGCAGGGCATTCCGGCCGAGCGGGTGATCGCCGGTGAACAGATGTATGACCGCGAGTTCATCGGGGCGCAGCTCGACGCGCGCGGGTTCTACGAAGAGTTCGAACATCCGATCACCGGCTCGCACCGCTATCCCGGCTGGCCGTTTCGGATCAGCCTCGGGCCGGATCGCCACCACCGCAGCGCGCCGCCCACCCTCGGGCAGCACAACGACGAGATCCTGCGGGCGCTGGGTCTGTCCGACGACGAGGTGGCCGAGCTGCGCGCCCAGCGGGTGATCGGCGAGCGGGTGCGGGGCGCCTAGCTGCCGAATCGCACCGGCATCCGGGTCACCAGGGGCGGCATGCTGGCCGGCATCCGGTCCACCGCACCGGCCAGCTCACATCGGGGATACGGATCGCCGCCAGGGCCTCCGGGTGAGCCTTTGGTAAACGGTTCGTCACATGCCAAGCTGCTGACATGGTGTTCGAAATCGCCCGCCCAAAGCTAGAGGGAAACGTCGCGGTCGGCGAGGACCGTCAAATCGGGTTCGCGGAATTCGGTGACCCGCAGGGCCGGGCGGTGTTCTGGCTGCACGGCACACCGGGCGCCCGGCGGCAGATT
This window encodes:
- a CDS encoding cytochrome P450 produces the protein MQTHPPLRSPSFPLHSPDFYAGDPYPVYRELRASAPVCWNDVTNFWALLKYEDIRFVSSNPALFTSTQGITIPDPNMPNPVQQGSLIFTDPPRHRQLRKLINAGFTRRRVSVLEPKIREIVGGILDGIEPGSVHEFAEQIAAPLPTRMIAELIGAPPDDWEQFRAWSDAATGTADPEIELDPLVAAGQLYEYFQQLIAARRSQPRDDLLSVLADAEIDDERLTDEDLLNFAFLLLVAGNETTRNLIALGTLALIAHPDQRRLLVADRALIPAAVEEMLRWNSPVVHMARTATADVEIRGQRIRAGEVVVMLYGSANRDEDVFGPDSEEFKVTRHPNPHIAFGCGEHSCIGAQLARLEATAMFDELLRRFPTLELVGGVDRMRATMVPGVKRMPVRLGTGG
- a CDS encoding aldehyde dehydrogenase family protein, with product MTELQTPKTLVNTYQLYIDGNWVEPADGRYDDISPASEQVIATAPDAGVAQVGDAIAAARRAFDRGPWGTTSAAQRAGCLRQLGDALMKHADDFFALSQVEWGCVANERVMQIDGAGFMSMYAAQLATELADQEVAGMGAGTTVLRHEPLGVVSVLTPWNFPHCLNVMKLNHALAAGNTVVLKPSPLTPLAGLALARIIDEYTDIPPGVVNVVTPSGVEAAKLLTTDPRIDMVSFTGSSVVGRQVMSAAGDTMKRILLELGGKSASIVLDDTEITDDMLQRMLFDGCSLHAGQACILHSRLLLPDSLHDEVVDRLAALARGVKVGDPADPEVQMGPLISSAQRDRVEAHVIGALNDGATLVAGGRRPPGLHSGFYFEPTILTGVEPNSTIAQEEVLGPVMTVLRYRDDEDAVAIANNSQYGLSGAVWGGDVDRAVGVARRIRTGQVAVNGCSPGGAPFGGFKLSGLGREGGGIGGIHQYMEQMAIGVPA
- a CDS encoding CaiB/BaiF CoA transferase family protein gives rise to the protein MTEPLAGLHVVEIATEISGPYAGKLFVDLGAEVDKIEPPGGDPLRRWGPFPGGAVDPRRCGLFEYLNAGKRIAAPADARDLIAQADVLVENLAPGTLDGWGFDIDSLAKLNPNLVLLRISHFGQSGPWRDRHTAPLTLQAASGWVGPRDPDRPPVQVGARIAEYVAGAYGALGALTALRLTGRRGEVVEVDVSESESLLSTLPYPMLMARKMRSLGLPANARGAPMLGVVRAADGWVGINCLAGQHWLDVCAMLGLPEFAEQQIAIMLGGPERAEFYARAEPLLAEQTVAEIVELSQALRIPAAPVNDGATVLDCPQYAARGFFVEGGGAGWSFRKPRSPLRFTTSACSASRRSLDRDIAPRPNELPFAGLKVLDLTTFWAGAYLTCYLGAFGADIVKIESIQRPDGFRYSGAFPFEGDDWYERSALWQATNLNKRDLTLDLTSQRGLDIARRLAAQADVVVENFSPRVVEQFGLDYESLVALKPDVIGVRMPGFGLHGPWRDYVGWALNFEQTAGMSAATGYADGPPCNPQGPADPVVGVHAGVALLAALEHRRRTGVGRLIEVAQIEVAACVTAEPVIEYTMNGVVSSRQGNRQRGYLQGVYPTAEDGAWVAVSLPDDGGLDHDVFDELVAAWTRTQCPKDIVETLRAQGIPAERVIAGEQMYDREFIGAQLDARGFYEEFEHPITGSHRYPGWPFRISLGPDRHHRSAPPTLGQHNDEILRALGLSDDEVAELRAQRVIGERVRGA